A single Cupriavidus sp. D39 DNA region contains:
- the iscX gene encoding Fe-S cluster assembly protein IscX: MKWTDTYDIAAALYDKYPDVDPTTIRFTDLHRWVMELDGFADAADRSGEKILEAIQSAWIEEAE; the protein is encoded by the coding sequence ATGAAGTGGACCGACACCTACGACATCGCCGCCGCCCTGTACGACAAGTACCCGGACGTGGATCCCACCACCATCCGCTTCACCGACCTGCATCGCTGGGTCATGGAGCTGGACGGTTTTGCCGACGCGGCCGATCGCTCGGGCGAGAAGATCCTGGAAGCGATTCAATCCGCCTGGATTGAAGAAGCGGAGTAA
- a CDS encoding IscS subfamily cysteine desulfurase → MTMSTPHFPIYMDYSATTPVDPRVADKMIPYLREQFGNPASRSHAYGWDAERAVEEAREQVAALVGADPREIVWTSGATESNNLAIKGAANFYSGKGKHLITVKTEHKAVLDTTRELERQGFEVTYLDVQDNGLVDIEVLKAAIRPDTILVSVMLVNNEIGVIQDVAQIGEICRAKGIIFHCDAAQATGKVAIDLNTLKCDLMSFSAHKTYGPKGVGALYVRRKPRVRLEAQMHGGGHERGMRSGTLATHQIVGMGEAFRIAREEMATENERIRMLRDRLWRGLSGMEEVYLNGDLEQRVPHNLNVSFNFVEGESLIMAIKDVAVSSGSACTSASLEPSYVLRALGRNDELAHSSIRFTVGRFTTEEEVDYTVELLKSKIAKLRDLSPLWEMFKDGVDLNSIQWAAH, encoded by the coding sequence ATAACGATGAGCACCCCACATTTCCCCATTTACATGGATTACTCAGCCACCACGCCGGTAGACCCGCGCGTGGCGGACAAGATGATTCCGTACTTGCGTGAACAGTTCGGCAATCCGGCTTCGCGCAGCCACGCCTACGGCTGGGATGCCGAGCGCGCGGTGGAAGAAGCGCGTGAGCAGGTGGCGGCACTGGTGGGCGCCGATCCGCGCGAGATCGTGTGGACGTCGGGCGCAACCGAGTCCAACAACCTCGCCATCAAGGGCGCGGCTAACTTCTATTCGGGCAAGGGCAAGCACCTGATCACGGTGAAGACCGAGCACAAGGCTGTGCTCGACACCACCCGTGAACTGGAGCGCCAGGGTTTCGAGGTCACGTACCTCGACGTGCAGGACAACGGCCTGGTCGACATCGAAGTGCTCAAGGCGGCGATCCGCCCGGACACGATCCTGGTGTCGGTGATGCTGGTCAACAACGAGATCGGCGTGATCCAGGACGTGGCGCAGATCGGCGAGATCTGCCGCGCCAAGGGCATCATCTTCCATTGCGACGCTGCCCAGGCCACCGGCAAGGTAGCGATCGACCTGAATACGCTGAAGTGCGACCTGATGTCGTTCTCGGCACACAAGACCTACGGCCCCAAGGGCGTGGGCGCGCTGTACGTACGCCGCAAGCCGCGCGTGCGCCTGGAAGCGCAGATGCACGGCGGTGGCCACGAACGCGGCATGCGTTCGGGCACGCTGGCGACGCACCAGATCGTGGGCATGGGCGAAGCCTTCCGCATCGCCCGTGAGGAAATGGCAACGGAGAACGAGCGCATCCGCATGCTGCGCGACCGCCTGTGGCGCGGCCTGTCGGGCATGGAAGAGGTCTACCTGAACGGTGACCTGGAGCAGCGTGTGCCGCATAACCTCAATGTCAGCTTCAACTTTGTCGAAGGCGAATCGCTGATCATGGCAATCAAGGACGTGGCGGTGTCGTCGGGCTCGGCCTGCACCTCGGCGTCGCTGGAGCCTTCGTACGTGCTGCGCGCCCTGGGCCGCAACGACGAACTGGCGCACAGCTCGATCCGCTTTACGGTGGGTCGCTTCACCACCGAAGAAGAAGTCGATTACACCGTCGAACTGCTCAAGAGCAAGATCGCCAAGCTGCGCGACCTGTCGCCGCTGTGGGAAATGTTCAAGGACGGTGTGGACCTGAATTCCATCCAGTGGGCCGCGCACTAA
- the iscR gene encoding Fe-S cluster assembly transcriptional regulator IscR — translation MRLTTKGRFAVTAMIDLAMRQDQGPVTLAGISQRQKISLSYLEQLFGKLRRHEIVESVRGPGGGYSLARKAEDVTVADIIIAVDEPLDATQCGGKGNCNGDEGTGRCMTHELWATLNQKMVEYLDSVSLKNLVDQQRAKSPAVLHDMRDESVAQTVAAPRGKADKQEKPARPRVVNSVFSLAQS, via the coding sequence ATGAGACTGACGACCAAAGGCCGCTTCGCGGTAACCGCCATGATTGACCTGGCCATGCGCCAGGATCAGGGTCCCGTTACGCTAGCGGGCATCAGCCAGCGCCAGAAAATATCCCTTTCTTACCTCGAGCAGCTGTTCGGTAAGCTGCGCCGCCACGAGATCGTGGAGAGCGTGCGCGGCCCGGGTGGCGGCTACAGCCTTGCCCGCAAGGCGGAAGACGTGACGGTGGCCGACATCATCATCGCAGTCGATGAGCCGCTCGACGCTACGCAATGCGGCGGAAAGGGTAATTGTAACGGAGATGAGGGAACCGGTCGCTGCATGACCCACGAGCTGTGGGCCACGCTGAACCAGAAAATGGTCGAGTATCTCGATTCCGTCTCCCTGAAGAACCTGGTCGACCAGCAGCGTGCCAAGAGTCCCGCTGTGTTGCACGACATGCGCGATGAGTCGGTGGCGCAAACCGTGGCCGCACCACGCGGCAAGGCGGACAAACAGGAAAAACCCGCGCGTCCGCGGGTGGTGAATTCGGTTTTCAGCCTGGCTCAGTCGTAA
- a CDS encoding glycine zipper 2TM domain-containing protein: MSNPTLHQSNEPALPASLPAQRRLHPLVGAAAVAIVIASLTAVAAMTGVLPTSKATQGAPQSLTAPVAVNGTANGTVNGADTAPQPVAPGSTTRPPEAANLAQAPVAPAPAPAPAARRAQERSTASRDAGYGPAASRNDNGAYAERQPAPGSAYAGRVVAITPIETAKPASGLGAVGGAVVGGLLGNQIGKGNGRILGTVAGAVGGGFAGNQIEKTVRKDTSYQVRVQMDNGSHRTFTYQADPGVQVGERVHMQDGQLVAG, translated from the coding sequence ATGTCGAATCCGACCTTGCACCAATCCAACGAGCCTGCCTTGCCCGCTTCCCTGCCCGCCCAACGCCGCCTGCACCCGCTGGTAGGCGCCGCCGCAGTGGCCATCGTGATCGCCAGCCTGACCGCGGTCGCCGCCATGACCGGCGTGCTGCCCACCAGCAAGGCCACGCAGGGGGCGCCGCAGTCCCTGACCGCGCCTGTCGCCGTCAATGGCACCGCCAATGGCACCGTCAATGGCGCCGACACCGCACCACAGCCGGTGGCGCCGGGCAGCACCACTCGACCGCCCGAAGCCGCGAACCTGGCGCAAGCGCCGGTCGCCCCAGCACCGGCACCGGCACCCGCCGCACGCCGCGCCCAGGAGCGCAGCACCGCCAGCCGCGACGCAGGCTACGGCCCCGCGGCCAGCCGCAATGACAACGGCGCCTACGCCGAACGCCAGCCGGCGCCAGGAAGCGCGTATGCCGGCCGCGTAGTCGCCATCACCCCGATCGAAACCGCCAAGCCGGCCAGCGGCCTGGGCGCCGTCGGCGGCGCGGTGGTAGGCGGCCTGCTCGGCAACCAGATCGGCAAGGGCAATGGCCGCATCCTGGGCACCGTGGCCGGTGCCGTGGGCGGCGGCTTTGCCGGCAACCAGATCGAGAAGACCGTGCGCAAGGACACCAGCTACCAGGTCCGCGTGCAGATGGACAACGGCAGCCACCGCACCTTCACGTATCAGGCCGATCCGGGCGTGCAGGTCGGCGAGCGTGTGCACATGCAGGATGGCCAACTGGTCGCTGGCTGA
- a CDS encoding low molecular weight protein-tyrosine-phosphatase — protein MKKFAIFMCCMGNICRSPTAEGVLRAKLEAAGLADLVELDSAGTHGYHIGRAPDARSQRHALARGYDLSAQRARQAVVQDFARFDLLLAMDQDNLAALRGICPAGSQDKLRLLMSFASRHDADEVPDPYYGEGDGFERVLDYVEDACDGVIAMLRAKGLGGAT, from the coding sequence ATGAAGAAATTCGCCATTTTTATGTGCTGCATGGGAAACATTTGTCGTTCGCCGACGGCGGAGGGCGTGTTGCGTGCCAAGCTGGAGGCGGCGGGCCTGGCCGACCTGGTCGAGCTGGATTCCGCCGGCACGCATGGCTATCACATCGGGCGTGCGCCGGATGCGCGCTCCCAGCGCCATGCGCTGGCCCGTGGCTACGACCTCTCCGCGCAACGCGCGCGCCAGGCCGTGGTGCAGGACTTCGCGCGTTTCGACCTGCTGCTGGCCATGGACCAGGACAACCTGGCGGCGCTGCGCGGCATCTGCCCGGCTGGCAGCCAGGACAAGCTGCGCCTGCTGATGAGTTTCGCGAGCCGGCACGACGCGGACGAAGTGCCGGACCCCTACTACGGAGAGGGCGATGGCTTCGAGCGCGTGCTCGACTATGTCGAGGACGCCTGCGACGGCGTGATCGCCATGCTGCGTGCAAAGGGGCTTGGCGGCGCCACCTGA
- a CDS encoding SDR family oxidoreductase produces MTAASTAATHLIIITGTSRGLGAALTQVLLKPGNRLVCVSRSRNPELERAATASGVKVAWHLQDLSQAGPSATWLGSVLDVVEETPASVTLILNAGMIDPIGPIANLREPALVQHLLTNLATPMTMTAAFLAHTERFGCPRKILAISSGAARRPVEGWSAYCAGKAGLDMFVRSINAEYAQAPAERAVRAVALAPGVVDTGMQATIRSADFAQVQRFRDLKDNDQLASADDTAQRIAAYLQRPDFGSTELDDIRNT; encoded by the coding sequence ATGACCGCAGCATCGACCGCAGCAACGCATCTGATCATCATCACGGGCACCTCGCGCGGACTCGGTGCCGCGCTGACGCAGGTATTGCTCAAACCGGGCAACCGCCTGGTGTGCGTGTCCCGCAGCCGCAATCCCGAGCTGGAACGTGCCGCGACCGCCAGCGGCGTCAAGGTAGCCTGGCACCTGCAAGATCTCTCGCAGGCCGGCCCGTCGGCAACCTGGCTCGGCAGCGTGCTCGATGTCGTCGAGGAAACGCCCGCAAGCGTCACGCTGATCCTGAACGCGGGCATGATCGATCCGATCGGCCCCATCGCCAACCTGCGTGAGCCGGCGCTGGTGCAGCATCTGCTGACCAACCTGGCCACGCCGATGACCATGACCGCGGCCTTCCTCGCGCACACCGAACGCTTTGGCTGCCCGCGCAAGATCCTGGCGATCTCGTCCGGCGCCGCGCGCCGCCCGGTCGAGGGCTGGAGCGCGTATTGCGCCGGCAAGGCGGGCCTGGACATGTTCGTGCGCTCCATCAACGCCGAATACGCGCAGGCGCCGGCGGAGCGCGCCGTGCGTGCGGTTGCGCTGGCGCCGGGCGTGGTCGATACCGGCATGCAGGCCACCATCCGCAGCGCCGACTTTGCGCAGGTGCAGCGTTTCCGCGACCTCAAGGACAACGACCAGCTGGCCTCGGCCGACGACACCGCGCAGCGCATCGCCGCTTACCTGCAGCGGCCTGACTTCGGCAGCACCGAGCTCGACGACATCCGCAATACATGA
- a CDS encoding DUF3565 domain-containing protein, with amino-acid sequence MKRSIVGFHQDEESHWVAELDCGHGQHMRHDPPWQMRPWTLTPQGREARIGELVNCLKCDRAEPPADRAGSSAQRAA; translated from the coding sequence ATGAAACGCAGCATTGTCGGCTTTCACCAGGACGAGGAAAGCCACTGGGTGGCAGAACTCGATTGCGGGCATGGCCAGCATATGCGCCACGACCCGCCCTGGCAGATGCGTCCGTGGACGCTGACGCCGCAGGGGCGGGAGGCCCGCATCGGCGAACTGGTGAACTGCCTGAAATGCGATCGGGCGGAGCCGCCGGCGGATAGGGCGGGCAGCAGCGCACAGCGCGCTGCCTGA
- the iscA gene encoding iron-sulfur cluster assembly protein IscA, translating into MITLTEKAAKHVARYLDRRGKGVGLRLGVKTTGCSGLAYKLEYVDDLLPEDSVFESHGIKVIVDPKSLPYIDGTELDFAREGLNEGFRFNNPNVKDECGCGESFRV; encoded by the coding sequence ATGATCACGCTTACCGAGAAGGCCGCCAAGCACGTGGCGCGCTACCTGGACCGCCGTGGCAAGGGCGTTGGCCTGCGCCTTGGCGTCAAGACCACCGGCTGCTCGGGCCTGGCCTACAAGCTGGAATACGTCGACGACCTGTTGCCGGAAGACAGCGTGTTCGAGTCGCACGGCATCAAGGTGATCGTCGATCCCAAGAGCTTGCCGTATATCGATGGCACCGAGCTCGATTTCGCGCGCGAAGGCCTGAACGAGGGGTTCCGCTTCAACAACCCCAACGTCAAGGATGAGTGCGGTTGCGGAGAGTCGTTCCGGGTTTGA
- the iscU gene encoding Fe-S cluster assembly scaffold IscU, translating into MSYSTKVLDHYENPRNVGSFDKNDDAVGTGMVGAPACGDVMKLQIKVNEAGVIEDAKFKTYGCGSAIASSSLVTEWVKGKTVDQALEIKNTHIAEELALPPVKIHCSILAEDAIKAAVEDYKKKHEGAEQKAA; encoded by the coding sequence ATGTCATACAGCACGAAGGTTCTCGACCACTATGAAAACCCCCGCAACGTTGGCTCGTTCGACAAGAACGACGACGCCGTGGGCACCGGCATGGTTGGCGCGCCCGCTTGCGGCGACGTCATGAAGCTGCAGATCAAGGTCAACGAAGCCGGCGTGATCGAAGACGCCAAGTTCAAGACCTATGGCTGCGGCTCGGCCATCGCGTCCTCCTCGCTGGTGACCGAATGGGTCAAGGGCAAGACCGTGGATCAGGCACTGGAAATCAAGAACACGCACATCGCCGAAGAACTGGCGCTGCCGCCGGTGAAGATCCACTGCTCCATCCTGGCCGAGGATGCCATCAAGGCAGCGGTCGAGGATTACAAGAAGAAGCACGAAGGCGCCGAGCAGAAGGCCGCCTGA
- the hscB gene encoding Fe-S protein assembly co-chaperone HscB, with protein MKDDYFALFGLPVGYAVDETALDAAYLTVQSQAHPDRFANAGDAERRVAMQWAAHANEAYRTLRQPLKRAIYLLTLRGVDIQAESNTAMAPAFLMQQMEWREALQEAVEDKDIARLDALLRELRGEKRQRHAALGALLDAGDNAGAGSAARQLMFIEKIEHDTSEAIDRLEG; from the coding sequence TTGAAAGACGATTATTTCGCGCTGTTCGGCCTGCCGGTCGGATATGCAGTCGATGAGACGGCGCTGGACGCCGCCTACCTGACCGTGCAATCGCAGGCGCATCCGGACCGCTTTGCCAATGCCGGCGACGCCGAGCGGCGCGTGGCCATGCAATGGGCCGCGCACGCCAACGAGGCGTATCGTACGCTGCGCCAGCCGCTCAAGCGCGCGATCTACCTGCTGACGTTGCGCGGCGTGGACATCCAGGCCGAGAGCAATACCGCCATGGCGCCCGCCTTCCTGATGCAGCAGATGGAATGGCGCGAGGCCCTGCAGGAAGCGGTCGAAGACAAGGACATTGCGCGCCTCGACGCGCTGTTGCGTGAGCTGCGCGGCGAGAAACGCCAGCGCCACGCGGCGCTCGGTGCGCTGCTCGATGCCGGCGATAACGCGGGCGCCGGCAGCGCGGCCAGGCAATTGATGTTCATCGAGAAAATCGAACACGATACCAGCGAGGCGATCGACCGCCTGGAAGGCTAG